A genomic stretch from Prionailurus bengalensis isolate Pbe53 chromosome E2, Fcat_Pben_1.1_paternal_pri, whole genome shotgun sequence includes:
- the ALKBH6 gene encoding alpha-ketoglutarate-dependent dioxygenase alkB homolog 6 isoform X5, which yields MELVSMEDQDARVPALEPFRVEQAPPVIYYVPDFISKEEEEYLLRQVFNAPKPKWTQLSGRKLQNWGPHSPLPGGLPHPRGMVPERLPLWLQRYVDKVSDLRLFGGLPANHVLVNQYLPGEGIMPHEDGPLYYPTVSTISLGSHTMLDLYEPRQPKDDDPAEQPRSPPRPTTSLLLEPRSLLVLRGTAYTRLLHGIAAARVDALDATSLPPNAAACPSARPGASLVRGTRVSLTIRRVPRVLRTGLLLSK from the exons ATGGAGTTGGTGTCCATGGAGGATCAGGATGCCAGGGTCCCAGCCCTGGAACCATTCAGGGTGGAACAG GCACCACCTGTAATCTACTATGTCCCTGACTTCATCTCCAAGGAAGAGGAGGAGTATTTGCTTCGACAG GTCTTCAATGCCCCAAAGCCAAAGTGGACCCAGCTCTCTGGGAGGAAGTTACAGAATTGGG GACcccattcccctctcccaggtGGGCTCCCCCATCCCCGGGGGATGGTTCCTGAGCGGCTGCCTCTGTGGCTCCAGCGCTACGTGGACAAAGTATCTGACCTCCGCCTTTTTGGAGGTCTCCCAGCCAACCACGTCCTTGTGAACCAGTATCTGCCTGGGGAGGGCATCATG ccccacgAGGACGGGCCACTCTACTACCCGACCGTCAGCACCATCAGCCTGGGCTCCCACACCATGCTGGACCTCTACGAGCCGCGGCAGCCAAAGGACGATGACCCCGCAGAGCAG CCCCGGTCCCCGCCCCGGCCGACCACCTCGCTGTTGCTGGAACCGCGCAGCCTCCTGGTGCTCCGTGGCACCGCCTACACGCGCCTCCTTCACGGCATCGCAGCTGCCCGAGTAGATGCGCTGGACGCCACCTCCCTGCCACCCAACGCCGCCGCCTGCCCATCTGCGCGGCCGGGAGCCAGCCTGGTCCGTGGCACGCGCGTCTCGCTGACTATCCGCCGGGTGCCCCGCGTGCTGCGCACCGGCCTCCTGCTCAGCAAGTGA
- the SDHAF1 gene encoding succinate dehydrogenase assembly factor 1, mitochondrial codes for MSRPSRLQRQILSLYRELLRAGRGKPGAEARVRAEFRQHACLPRSDVLRIEYLYRRGRRQLQLLRSGHATAMGAFVRQRSPTQESSGAGAPGTQPDNGDGPRNPLDGMRSPETPPDGR; via the coding sequence ATGAGCCGGCCCAGCCGGCTGCAGAGGCAAATTCTGAGCTTGTACCGCGAGCTTCTGCGCGCAGGGCGCGGGAAGCCTGGCGCCGAGGCGCGGGTGCGGGCCGAGTTCCGGCAGCATGCTTGCCTGCCACGCTCCGACGTGCTGCGTATCGAGTACCTGTACCGCCGCGGGCGGCGCCAGCTGCAGCTGCTACGGTCGGGCCACGCCACTGCCATGGGTGCGTTCGTGCGTCAGCGGAGTCCAACCCAGGAGTCCAGCGGCGCGGGGGCGCCAGGGACCCAGCCTGACAATGGCGATGGTCCGAGGAATCCCCTTGACGGAATGAGGTCACCGGAGACACCCCCCGATGGACGGTGA
- the ALKBH6 gene encoding alpha-ketoglutarate-dependent dioxygenase alkB homolog 6 isoform X1 yields the protein MVADLKLLGWHLKLFEGALGCSPGGYAWSSWERLPVRSEDILCERLKGQKCVVSWAIVDEVWGSVLGTHCVRVAFEMLRTQVLETKTGCMELVSMEDQDARVPALEPFRVEQAPPVIYYVPDFISKEEEEYLLRQVFNAPKPKWTQLSGRKLQNWGPHSPLPGGLPHPRGMVPERLPLWLQRYVDKVSDLRLFGGLPANHVLVNQYLPGEGIMPHEDGPLYYPTVSTISLGSHTMLDLYEPRQPKDDDPAEQPRSPPRPTTSLLLEPRSLLVLRGTAYTRLLHGIAAARVDALDATSLPPNAAACPSARPGASLVRGTRVSLTIRRVPRVLRTGLLLSK from the exons ATGGTCGCAGATTTGAAGTTGTTAGGATGGCATCTCAAACTGTTTGAAGGGGCTTTGGGGTGCAGCCCTGGAGGCTATGCGTGGAGCTCTTGGGAAAGGCTCCCAGTGAGGTCAGAGGATATTCTCTGTGAGAGGCTTAAGGGGCAGAAATGTGTAGTTTCGTGGGCCATTGTGGATGAAGTTTGGGGCAGTGTTCTGGGTACTCACTGTGTCCGGGTGGCTTTTGAGATGCTGAGGACTCAGGTTTTAGAAACCAA gacTGGGTGCATGGAGTTGGTGTCCATGGAGGATCAGGATGCCAGGGTCCCAGCCCTGGAACCATTCAGGGTGGAACAG GCACCACCTGTAATCTACTATGTCCCTGACTTCATCTCCAAGGAAGAGGAGGAGTATTTGCTTCGACAG GTCTTCAATGCCCCAAAGCCAAAGTGGACCCAGCTCTCTGGGAGGAAGTTACAGAATTGGG GACcccattcccctctcccaggtGGGCTCCCCCATCCCCGGGGGATGGTTCCTGAGCGGCTGCCTCTGTGGCTCCAGCGCTACGTGGACAAAGTATCTGACCTCCGCCTTTTTGGAGGTCTCCCAGCCAACCACGTCCTTGTGAACCAGTATCTGCCTGGGGAGGGCATCATG ccccacgAGGACGGGCCACTCTACTACCCGACCGTCAGCACCATCAGCCTGGGCTCCCACACCATGCTGGACCTCTACGAGCCGCGGCAGCCAAAGGACGATGACCCCGCAGAGCAG CCCCGGTCCCCGCCCCGGCCGACCACCTCGCTGTTGCTGGAACCGCGCAGCCTCCTGGTGCTCCGTGGCACCGCCTACACGCGCCTCCTTCACGGCATCGCAGCTGCCCGAGTAGATGCGCTGGACGCCACCTCCCTGCCACCCAACGCCGCCGCCTGCCCATCTGCGCGGCCGGGAGCCAGCCTGGTCCGTGGCACGCGCGTCTCGCTGACTATCCGCCGGGTGCCCCGCGTGCTGCGCACCGGCCTCCTGCTCAGCAAGTGA
- the SYNE4 gene encoding nesprin-4, with protein MALPPPLGPRFPSEPLNYPAGAPRELDIARCTICPASGEKRIRPEQAQKLGQDSLDPPEHFQGGLRGTEPAAGPLRLSAPSSSEDPAGGRHREHLISGQEVLEAEQDSLSLCLLGLGLRLQDLEQGLGPWASAQSGMVQLQALQADLCGAAERVDALLAFGEGLAQRSEPQAWASLEQVLRALRAHRDGIFRRLWWLQAQLVSYSLVWPTLAVPTQGTNSTTPMTLSSDQVFEEASTLDQDLEVEGDLDGPGPGGAWGPWAPSGLPTPAELEWDPAGDVGGLRPLGRKTAWTPGAPCELCGHRVPEGRGQGLEDMLMSGFSHRKHLAGQRRRSLLRKPQDKKQASPNLQDVMLEVDPGAPPPASRWSLTFLILLLFLLLVGATLLLPPSGGSCCSPARLARTPHLVLSYVNGPPPI; from the exons atggccctccccccacctctgggccCTAGATTCCCCTCAGAGCCCCTCAACTACCCCGCTGGAGCCCCTAGGGAACTGGACATTGCTAGATGCACCATCTGCCCTGCATCTGGAGAGAAGAGAATCAG ACCAGAACAGGCCCAGAAACTGGGGCAAGACTCCTTGGACCCTCCCGAACACTTCCAGGGTGGGCTGAGGGGCACTGAGCCTGCTGCTGGTCCCCTGAGATTGTCAGCACCCTCTTCCAGTGAGGACCCAGCTGGGGGCAGACACCGTGAG CACCTCATCTCTGGCCAGGAAGTATTGGAGGCTGAGCAGGACAGCCTATCCCTTTGCCTGTTGGGGTTGGGCCTCCGGCTGCAGGACCTAGAACAAGGCTTGGGGCCCtgggcatcagcccagagcgggATGGTCCAGCTGCAG GCCCTACAGGCAGACCTATGTGGAGCAGCTGAGCGTGTAGATGCACTGCTGGCATTCGGTGAGGGGCTGGCACAGCGGAGTGAGCCTCAGGCCTGGGCATCCCTGGAGCAGGTCTTGAGGGCCCTCAGAGCCCACCGAGACGGCATCTTTCGGCGACTGTGGTGGCTGCAGGCCCAGCTGGTCAGCTACAGCCTGGTATGGCCCACCCTGGCAGTCCCCACCCAAGGTACCAATTCCACAACCCCCATGACTCTGTCCTCTGACCAGGTGTTCGAGGAGGCCAGTACACTGGACCAGGACTTGGAAGTTGAGGGGGACTTGGACGGGCCAGGACCTGGTGGGGCCTGGGGGCCCTGGGCACCCAGTGGCCTCCCTACTCCTGCAGAGTTGGAGTGGGACCCGGCAGGGGATGTTGGAGGCCTCAGGCCCTTGGGGCGAAAGACAGCCTGGACACCAGGAGCTCCCTGTGAGCTATGTGGCCACAGGGTCCCCGAGGGCAGGGGACAAGGCCTTGAG GACATGCTCATGTCGGGCTTCAGCCACCGGAAACACTTAGCAGGTCAGCGAAGACGCTCCCTGCTCCGGAAGCCTCAG GACAAGAAGCAGGCATCTCCCAACCTGCAGGATGTGATGTTGGAGGTAGACCCTGG AGCCCCTCCTCCTGCATCCAGGTGGTCCCTGACcttcctcattctcctcctcttccttctcctcgtGGGTGCCACATTGCTCCTGCCACCGTCAGGGGGGTCCTGCTGCTCTCCTGCCCGACTGGCCAGGACACCTCATCTGGTGCTCAGCTATGTCAATGGTCCGCCCCCAATCTGA
- the ALKBH6 gene encoding alpha-ketoglutarate-dependent dioxygenase alkB homolog 6 isoform X2, giving the protein MVADLKLLGWHLKLFEGALGCSPGGYAWSSWERLPVRSEDILCERLKGQKCVVSWAIVDEVWGSVLGTHCVRVAFEMLRTQVLETKTGCMELVSMEDQDARVPALEPFRVEQAPPVIYYVPDFISKEEEEYLLRQVFNAPKPKWTQLSGRKLQNWGGLPHPRGMVPERLPLWLQRYVDKVSDLRLFGGLPANHVLVNQYLPGEGIMPHEDGPLYYPTVSTISLGSHTMLDLYEPRQPKDDDPAEQPRSPPRPTTSLLLEPRSLLVLRGTAYTRLLHGIAAARVDALDATSLPPNAAACPSARPGASLVRGTRVSLTIRRVPRVLRTGLLLSK; this is encoded by the exons ATGGTCGCAGATTTGAAGTTGTTAGGATGGCATCTCAAACTGTTTGAAGGGGCTTTGGGGTGCAGCCCTGGAGGCTATGCGTGGAGCTCTTGGGAAAGGCTCCCAGTGAGGTCAGAGGATATTCTCTGTGAGAGGCTTAAGGGGCAGAAATGTGTAGTTTCGTGGGCCATTGTGGATGAAGTTTGGGGCAGTGTTCTGGGTACTCACTGTGTCCGGGTGGCTTTTGAGATGCTGAGGACTCAGGTTTTAGAAACCAA gacTGGGTGCATGGAGTTGGTGTCCATGGAGGATCAGGATGCCAGGGTCCCAGCCCTGGAACCATTCAGGGTGGAACAG GCACCACCTGTAATCTACTATGTCCCTGACTTCATCTCCAAGGAAGAGGAGGAGTATTTGCTTCGACAG GTCTTCAATGCCCCAAAGCCAAAGTGGACCCAGCTCTCTGGGAGGAAGTTACAGAATTGGG gtGGGCTCCCCCATCCCCGGGGGATGGTTCCTGAGCGGCTGCCTCTGTGGCTCCAGCGCTACGTGGACAAAGTATCTGACCTCCGCCTTTTTGGAGGTCTCCCAGCCAACCACGTCCTTGTGAACCAGTATCTGCCTGGGGAGGGCATCATG ccccacgAGGACGGGCCACTCTACTACCCGACCGTCAGCACCATCAGCCTGGGCTCCCACACCATGCTGGACCTCTACGAGCCGCGGCAGCCAAAGGACGATGACCCCGCAGAGCAG CCCCGGTCCCCGCCCCGGCCGACCACCTCGCTGTTGCTGGAACCGCGCAGCCTCCTGGTGCTCCGTGGCACCGCCTACACGCGCCTCCTTCACGGCATCGCAGCTGCCCGAGTAGATGCGCTGGACGCCACCTCCCTGCCACCCAACGCCGCCGCCTGCCCATCTGCGCGGCCGGGAGCCAGCCTGGTCCGTGGCACGCGCGTCTCGCTGACTATCCGCCGGGTGCCCCGCGTGCTGCGCACCGGCCTCCTGCTCAGCAAGTGA
- the ALKBH6 gene encoding alpha-ketoglutarate-dependent dioxygenase alkB homolog 6 isoform X4, protein MELVSMEDQDARVPALEPFRVEQAPPVIYYVPDFISKEEEEYLLRQVFNAPKPKWTQLSGRKLQNWAPVPAPADHLAVAGTAQPPGAPWHRLHAPPSRHRSCPSRCAGRHLPATQRRRLPICAAGSQPGPWHARLADYPPGAPRAAHRPPAQQVMPGAALLTFPGSPPPDSCDPVTLEPWGRDGSPLPPPPGLFIFPVTLWELQEEAPFQINQQKSFFGFGWSGRGRVGRGQMRVPEGYGVWDLGWCGSWGQMYRSLSGAESMAHEGSGLYRETP, encoded by the exons ATGGAGTTGGTGTCCATGGAGGATCAGGATGCCAGGGTCCCAGCCCTGGAACCATTCAGGGTGGAACAG GCACCACCTGTAATCTACTATGTCCCTGACTTCATCTCCAAGGAAGAGGAGGAGTATTTGCTTCGACAG GTCTTCAATGCCCCAAAGCCAAAGTGGACCCAGCTCTCTGGGAGGAAGTTACAGAATTGGG CCCCGGTCCCCGCCCCGGCCGACCACCTCGCTGTTGCTGGAACCGCGCAGCCTCCTGGTGCTCCGTGGCACCGCCTACACGCGCCTCCTTCACGGCATCGCAGCTGCCCGAGTAGATGCGCTGGACGCCACCTCCCTGCCACCCAACGCCGCCGCCTGCCCATCTGCGCGGCCGGGAGCCAGCCTGGTCCGTGGCACGCGCGTCTCGCTGACTATCCGCCGGGTGCCCCGCGTGCTGCGCACCGGCCTCCTGCTCAGCAAGTGATGCCAGGCGCCGCCCTGCTCACATTCCCGGGCTCTCCACCTCCTGACAGCTGTGACCCTGTGACCTTGGAACCCTGGGGCAGAGatggctcccccctcccccccccccccgggttaTTTATTTTCCCGGTAACTTTGTGGGAACTACAGGAAGAGGCCCCATttcaaataaaccaacaaaaatctTTCTTTGGTTTTGGATGGAGTGGCCGGGggcgggtggggcgggggcagatGCGGGTTCCTGAGGGGTACGGTGTCTGGGACCTTGGATGGTGTGGGTCCTGGGGTCAGATGTACAGGTCCCTGAGTGGGGCAGAATCCATGGCTCATGAGGGGTCAGGGTTGTATCGGGAAACCCCTTAG
- the ALKBH6 gene encoding alpha-ketoglutarate-dependent dioxygenase alkB homolog 6 isoform X7, with translation MVADLKLLGWHLKLFEGALGCSPGGYAWSSWERLPVRSEDILCERLKGQKCVVSWAIVDEVWGSVLGTHCVRVAFEMLRTQVLETKTGCMELVSMEDQDARVPALEPFRVEQAPPVIYYVPDFISKEEEEYLLRQVFNAPKPKWTQLSGRKLQNWGGLPHPRGMVPERLPLWLQRYVDKVSDLRLFGGLPANHVLVNQYLPGEGIMHHQPGLPHHAGPLRAAAAKGR, from the exons ATGGTCGCAGATTTGAAGTTGTTAGGATGGCATCTCAAACTGTTTGAAGGGGCTTTGGGGTGCAGCCCTGGAGGCTATGCGTGGAGCTCTTGGGAAAGGCTCCCAGTGAGGTCAGAGGATATTCTCTGTGAGAGGCTTAAGGGGCAGAAATGTGTAGTTTCGTGGGCCATTGTGGATGAAGTTTGGGGCAGTGTTCTGGGTACTCACTGTGTCCGGGTGGCTTTTGAGATGCTGAGGACTCAGGTTTTAGAAACCAA gacTGGGTGCATGGAGTTGGTGTCCATGGAGGATCAGGATGCCAGGGTCCCAGCCCTGGAACCATTCAGGGTGGAACAG GCACCACCTGTAATCTACTATGTCCCTGACTTCATCTCCAAGGAAGAGGAGGAGTATTTGCTTCGACAG GTCTTCAATGCCCCAAAGCCAAAGTGGACCCAGCTCTCTGGGAGGAAGTTACAGAATTGGG gtGGGCTCCCCCATCCCCGGGGGATGGTTCCTGAGCGGCTGCCTCTGTGGCTCCAGCGCTACGTGGACAAAGTATCTGACCTCCGCCTTTTTGGAGGTCTCCCAGCCAACCACGTCCTTGTGAACCAGTATCTGCCTGGGGAGGGCATCATG CACCATCAGCCTGGGCTCCCACACCATGCTGGACCTCTACGAGCCGCGGCAGCCAAAGGACGATGA
- the ALKBH6 gene encoding alpha-ketoglutarate-dependent dioxygenase alkB homolog 6 isoform X3 codes for MVADLKLLGWHLKLFEGALGCSPGGYAWSSWERLPVRSEDILCERLKGQKCVVSWAIVDEVWGSVLGTHCVRVAFEMLRTQVLETKTGCMELVSMEDQDARVPALEPFRVEQAPPVIYYVPDFISKEEEEYLLRQVFNAPKPKWTQLSGRKLQNWGPHSPLPGGLPHPRGMVPERLPLWLQRYVDKVSDLRLFGGLPANHVLVNQYLPGEGIMPRSPPRPTTSLLLEPRSLLVLRGTAYTRLLHGIAAARVDALDATSLPPNAAACPSARPGASLVRGTRVSLTIRRVPRVLRTGLLLSK; via the exons ATGGTCGCAGATTTGAAGTTGTTAGGATGGCATCTCAAACTGTTTGAAGGGGCTTTGGGGTGCAGCCCTGGAGGCTATGCGTGGAGCTCTTGGGAAAGGCTCCCAGTGAGGTCAGAGGATATTCTCTGTGAGAGGCTTAAGGGGCAGAAATGTGTAGTTTCGTGGGCCATTGTGGATGAAGTTTGGGGCAGTGTTCTGGGTACTCACTGTGTCCGGGTGGCTTTTGAGATGCTGAGGACTCAGGTTTTAGAAACCAA gacTGGGTGCATGGAGTTGGTGTCCATGGAGGATCAGGATGCCAGGGTCCCAGCCCTGGAACCATTCAGGGTGGAACAG GCACCACCTGTAATCTACTATGTCCCTGACTTCATCTCCAAGGAAGAGGAGGAGTATTTGCTTCGACAG GTCTTCAATGCCCCAAAGCCAAAGTGGACCCAGCTCTCTGGGAGGAAGTTACAGAATTGGG GACcccattcccctctcccaggtGGGCTCCCCCATCCCCGGGGGATGGTTCCTGAGCGGCTGCCTCTGTGGCTCCAGCGCTACGTGGACAAAGTATCTGACCTCCGCCTTTTTGGAGGTCTCCCAGCCAACCACGTCCTTGTGAACCAGTATCTGCCTGGGGAGGGCATCATG CCCCGGTCCCCGCCCCGGCCGACCACCTCGCTGTTGCTGGAACCGCGCAGCCTCCTGGTGCTCCGTGGCACCGCCTACACGCGCCTCCTTCACGGCATCGCAGCTGCCCGAGTAGATGCGCTGGACGCCACCTCCCTGCCACCCAACGCCGCCGCCTGCCCATCTGCGCGGCCGGGAGCCAGCCTGGTCCGTGGCACGCGCGTCTCGCTGACTATCCGCCGGGTGCCCCGCGTGCTGCGCACCGGCCTCCTGCTCAGCAAGTGA
- the ALKBH6 gene encoding alpha-ketoglutarate-dependent dioxygenase alkB homolog 6 isoform X6, producing MELVSMEDQDARVPALEPFRVEQAPPVIYYVPDFISKEEEEYLLRQVFNAPKPKWTQLSGRKLQNWGGLPHPRGMVPERLPLWLQRYVDKVSDLRLFGGLPANHVLVNQYLPGEGIMPHEDGPLYYPTVSTISLGSHTMLDLYEPRQPKDDDPAEQPRSPPRPTTSLLLEPRSLLVLRGTAYTRLLHGIAAARVDALDATSLPPNAAACPSARPGASLVRGTRVSLTIRRVPRVLRTGLLLSK from the exons ATGGAGTTGGTGTCCATGGAGGATCAGGATGCCAGGGTCCCAGCCCTGGAACCATTCAGGGTGGAACAG GCACCACCTGTAATCTACTATGTCCCTGACTTCATCTCCAAGGAAGAGGAGGAGTATTTGCTTCGACAG GTCTTCAATGCCCCAAAGCCAAAGTGGACCCAGCTCTCTGGGAGGAAGTTACAGAATTGGG gtGGGCTCCCCCATCCCCGGGGGATGGTTCCTGAGCGGCTGCCTCTGTGGCTCCAGCGCTACGTGGACAAAGTATCTGACCTCCGCCTTTTTGGAGGTCTCCCAGCCAACCACGTCCTTGTGAACCAGTATCTGCCTGGGGAGGGCATCATG ccccacgAGGACGGGCCACTCTACTACCCGACCGTCAGCACCATCAGCCTGGGCTCCCACACCATGCTGGACCTCTACGAGCCGCGGCAGCCAAAGGACGATGACCCCGCAGAGCAG CCCCGGTCCCCGCCCCGGCCGACCACCTCGCTGTTGCTGGAACCGCGCAGCCTCCTGGTGCTCCGTGGCACCGCCTACACGCGCCTCCTTCACGGCATCGCAGCTGCCCGAGTAGATGCGCTGGACGCCACCTCCCTGCCACCCAACGCCGCCGCCTGCCCATCTGCGCGGCCGGGAGCCAGCCTGGTCCGTGGCACGCGCGTCTCGCTGACTATCCGCCGGGTGCCCCGCGTGCTGCGCACCGGCCTCCTGCTCAGCAAGTGA